The sequence ATGTTTGGCCTCGATCCGTGAAAGTCCTTCTCGACACGCACCTGCTGCTTTGGGCTGCGGCGGAGCCGGATCGGCTCCCGCGGGCAGCCCGGGAGCTATTGGAGCGATCGGATGTCGAGCCGGTCTTCAGTGCGGCCAGTATTTGGGAAATTACTATCAAGCGCGCGCTCGATCGTTCTGATTTCCAGGTTGATCCCCGGCTCTTGCGTCGTGGCCTGATCGACAACGGCTATATCGAGCTGGCCATCACCGGCGAGCATGCCATCGCGGTGTTCGAATTGCCACCGATCCACAAGGACCCGTTCGATCGCATGCTGATCGCGCAAGCGATCGCATCAGGCATCGAGCTGCTCACGGCAGACGGCGCCGTGGCGCAATATGCCGGACCAATCCGGCATGTATAGCGCTGGCGAGAAGCCTACAGCGCCTCAAGGAACCGCATCGGCTGGCCCACGCTCGGCGTCACCAGTTCACCCTGCCACATTACCGTATTGCCGCGCACGATGGTGCCGACCGGCCAGCCGGTGACAGTCACGCCGTCATAGGGCGTCCAGCCGACCCGTGACTTCACCCAGCCATTGGTGATGGTCTCGCGGCGCTTCAGGTCCACCACGGTAAAATCAGCGTCGTAGCCAACCGCGATGCGGCCCTTGTTGGCGATACCGAACAGGCGGTTGGGGCCGTGGCTGGTCATGTCGATAAAGCGCTGTAGGCTCAGTTTGCCCGCATTCACATTGTCCAGCATGATGGGAACCAGCGTCTGCACGCCCGTCATGCCGGAATGGCTGGCGGGATAGGCATGGTCCTTTTCCTCGCGCGTATGGGGCGCATGATCGGAGCCCAGGATATCGGCAACGCCGTTCTCGACCCCCTTCCAGATGCCCTCGCGATGCGCCTTGTCGCGCACGGGCGGGTTCATCTGCGCATAGGTGCCGAGACGGGTATAGGCCGTCTCGTCGAGCGTGAGGTGGTGGGGCGTTACCTCGACGCTCGCCACATCCTTGTGGTCGGCGAGATAGACGATCTCTTCCCTAGTCGAGATGTGCAGCACATGGATGCGCTTGCCGGTCTTGCGGGCCAGGTTGACCAGACGCGTCGTGCAGCTCATTGCCACCTCGGGCGAGCGCCAGACCGGGTGGCTCGACGGTTCGCCCGGCACGCGCAGATGCTTGCGCTCTTCGAGCATGTATTCGTCTTCGGAATGGAAGGCGGCGCGGCGGGAGATGGCGCGCAGGATGGCTTCCACACCCGCATCGTCCTGCACCAGGAGCGAGCCGGTGGACGAACCCATGAAAACCTTCACGCCGGCGCAGCCCGGCAGCCGCTCCAGCTCGGCCAGCTGGCCGACATTCTCGTGGGTGCCGCCGATGTAAAAAGCGAAGTCGCAATGCATGCGATTGGTGCCAGCGGCGATCTTGGCCTCGAACGTTTCGCGCGTGGTGGTCAGCGGGTTGGTATTGGGCATTTCGAACACGCCCGTAACGCCGCCCATCACAGCCGACAGCGAACCCGATTCAAGGTCTTCCTTGTGGGTCAGGCCCGGCTCGCGGAAATGCACCTGGGTGTCGATGACGCCGGGCAGGATGTGCAACCCCTTGCAGTCGACGACCTCGGCGGCATCGTCGCCGACGCTGCCCAGCGCCACGATGCGCCCCGCGCGGACCGCGATATCGGCCAGCCCCTCGCCATCCTGGTTCACCACGGTCGCGTTCTTGAAAATCGTATCGTACTGCGCCATGTCTTGATCCCACCCTGCCTGCACAGGGCCGGTGTAACGGACGCCCCGTCCGAGAGGCAAGTCAGCATGACGATCTATCTGCGCGCCGACCGCGCCGTGTTCCGCTTTTCCGGTCCCGATGCACACAAGCTGCTCAACGATGTCATTACCGGCGAGATACCGGCCAGCGGCAGCGGCGTTGGCGAAGTTGCCGCCGCTTGGGCGCTGCTGTCGCCGCAAGGCAAGATTTTGGCCGAGGGTCTGGCGGGACATGCCGACGATGGGATCTGGGTCGATGTTCACCAGTCCGTCGCCGACGACTTCTTCAAACGCATGAAAATGTACCGACTGCGCGCTCAGGTGGTGATTGACGACCTGCGTGAAACCCACCGTGTCGGCTTCGCCCAGGACAGCGAGCCCTCCGGGCTTCGCCACACGGACCGGCTCGGTCCGATCGATATGGGCTGGCGCACCATCGCCCCTGTCGAGCACACTGCCGACTGGGTCCAGGACGACGCCTTTTATCACACCGAGCGCATTGGCGCGGGCATCGCCCACCAGGGCAATGACTTTCCCACCAGCGATGCCTTCGCCCACGATATCGGCCTCGACATCCTCGATGGCATCGACTTTGCCAAAGGCTGCTATGTCGGCCAGGAGGTTGTCAGCCGCATGAAGCATCGCGGCACCGCGCGCCGTCGCCCGGTCATCGTGTCGGGTATCGATGCGCCAGCGGGTACTGCCGTTGTCGCTGGGGGCCGCGAGGCCGGGGTGATCGGCCAGGTAGTCGATGGCAACGCTGTCGCCATCCTCCGCCTCGACCGGATCACCGACCCCGCTGCGGTCACAGTGGATGGCAAGCCAGTGACGGTACAGCTCCCCGTTTGGGCGACGTATCAGTTTGGGGACGTTGTGGCTGAAGAGTAGGAGCCTCTGCACCTCTCCCTTGGGGGAGAGGTCGACCGAAGGTCGGGTGAGGGGGCCTTCCCCAACACCCCACCCAGTAAAGGCCCCCCACCCGGCGCTGCGCGCCGACCTCTCCCCCAAAGGGAGAGGTAAGAGCTGCCCGCGCGTTCTCCGAATCGAGCCCGACTGCTACGGTTCGCGGCGACCGTCTTAGCTTTTGGGGCAACATGGCACGCGCTAGCACTCGCGCCTGGCAACGCATGTTGTCCGGGCGCCGGCTCGATATTCTCGACCCCTCGCCGATGGATGTCGAACTATCAGACATTGCCCATGGCCTCGCCCGGGTGGCCCGCTGGAACGGGCAGACCCATGGCGACTATCCCTTCTCGGTGGCCCAGCATTCGGTCCTGGTGCTCGAACTGTTTCGCGCCCACAATCCCGATTGCGACGCCGTTTCCCAGGCGCAGGCGCTGCTGCACGACGCCCCCGAATACGTGATGGGTGACATCATCTCCCCCTTCAAGGCGGCGATGGGCGGCAATTACAAGGACGTGGAAAACCGCCTGCTCTCGGCGGTTTACCTGCGCTTCTCGCTGCCGGCCGCCATGCCCGCCGCTCTTGCCAAGCAGGTCAAGAAAGCCGATCGCGAGGCCGCCTTTTTCGAAGCCATCCACCTGGCCGGCTTCGATGAAGCCGAGGCCCGCAAGTTCTTCGGCGAACCGAACATGCCGGCATTCGATGTGGACGCTTTCGACCGGCTCATCCGTCCCTGGCCGACGCGCGAGGCGCATGACCGCTTCATCGCCGCTTTCGAGGCCATAGAAGTCTAGCCGGCTGTGGACATTAACCCTAACAAAGAATGAACTTTGCCCTTGAAGGGGCCGTATGGTTTCTGAAGTGTTAAGGCGATATACCCAATCGCTTCATTTCAGGACGGAAAGCCATGTATCTGCCAGATCGCCGCGTGTTGCTGGGCATGGGCCTTGGCGCTGTCTGCGCTACGGCCATCGCCGCTATCGGTCCGGGCATGGTTTTCGAGGCCTTGGCCGACGAGTTCGCGCCCACCGGCATCGATGCTGCCAGCCTGGTGAAGTTCGAGGACCGCGACTACGTCGTGGATTATGAGGATTGGGTCGCCACCGACCCGCTCACGACTGCGCGTGTAACGAAGGT comes from Devosia oryziradicis and encodes:
- a CDS encoding type II toxin-antitoxin system VapC family toxin, which gives rise to MKVLLDTHLLLWAAAEPDRLPRAARELLERSDVEPVFSAASIWEITIKRALDRSDFQVDPRLLRRGLIDNGYIELAITGEHAIAVFELPPIHKDPFDRMLIAQAIASGIELLTADGAVAQYAGPIRHV
- a CDS encoding dihydroorotase is translated as MAQYDTIFKNATVVNQDGEGLADIAVRAGRIVALGSVGDDAAEVVDCKGLHILPGVIDTQVHFREPGLTHKEDLESGSLSAVMGGVTGVFEMPNTNPLTTTRETFEAKIAAGTNRMHCDFAFYIGGTHENVGQLAELERLPGCAGVKVFMGSSTGSLLVQDDAGVEAILRAISRRAAFHSEDEYMLEERKHLRVPGEPSSHPVWRSPEVAMSCTTRLVNLARKTGKRIHVLHISTREEIVYLADHKDVASVEVTPHHLTLDETAYTRLGTYAQMNPPVRDKAHREGIWKGVENGVADILGSDHAPHTREEKDHAYPASHSGMTGVQTLVPIMLDNVNAGKLSLQRFIDMTSHGPNRLFGIANKGRIAVGYDADFTVVDLKRRETITNGWVKSRVGWTPYDGVTVTGWPVGTIVRGNTVMWQGELVTPSVGQPMRFLEAL
- the ygfZ gene encoding CAF17-like 4Fe-4S cluster assembly/insertion protein YgfZ, giving the protein MTIYLRADRAVFRFSGPDAHKLLNDVITGEIPASGSGVGEVAAAWALLSPQGKILAEGLAGHADDGIWVDVHQSVADDFFKRMKMYRLRAQVVIDDLRETHRVGFAQDSEPSGLRHTDRLGPIDMGWRTIAPVEHTADWVQDDAFYHTERIGAGIAHQGNDFPTSDAFAHDIGLDILDGIDFAKGCYVGQEVVSRMKHRGTARRRPVIVSGIDAPAGTAVVAGGREAGVIGQVVDGNAVAILRLDRITDPAAVTVDGKPVTVQLPVWATYQFGDVVAEE
- a CDS encoding HD domain-containing protein, yielding MARASTRAWQRMLSGRRLDILDPSPMDVELSDIAHGLARVARWNGQTHGDYPFSVAQHSVLVLELFRAHNPDCDAVSQAQALLHDAPEYVMGDIISPFKAAMGGNYKDVENRLLSAVYLRFSLPAAMPAALAKQVKKADREAAFFEAIHLAGFDEAEARKFFGEPNMPAFDVDAFDRLIRPWPTREAHDRFIAAFEAIEV